TAACCAAACTGCCCTTAATTTTATgagtttcaaatttaaatttaattacttaattacatataattgaggACAATTTtgttatattgataaaattttattgagcaaatatgagtctagggtaccaaatctatacaatttcaaattatagggtaccaaatgagcattattgaaaacataaggtATCAAGTTtgtatttcaataaaatataGGGTACCGAATGACTATTTACCcaaattttaatacctaatcaTTGAGTtggttttaattacacattttaagtccaaatgactcatttagcgagttaagcactatatTAAAGACACaatgtaacgatcctggattagtagggtgttacatcccCTTGTGTGGTTCTTGGCTTTGGCTTCTAGTAGTGATCGTCATTGCCTCAAATGGATCTAATAGAAAATGATCTTGGATTTCAGCTcataatgaaagcaccaaaatgttgaacagagttttggtcaacgacactaagTCAATACAAACGACAGAAAATAATTTAATGGAATCAAATcagataaacgacacaaagaatttatagtggttctgtaatgtctcaaattccctaatgtggttgaatgcctggattagggagcCAAGAtggccataatttatttaatatgcaattatgtgattttatgcatgattatgtgaattatattatgatatgatgacaATTGCacgcatgtgggtccacttcttattagaagggcattttcgtaattttgacatgttaagagcataattgtatatttatgtgcatgtttgtgatttatgggtgagaccacattattatgtagattttttcaagctattcagcatgagacgatcctagaatgcaagttagcggtttggtcatacggggtcaaataccgtgctcggggcgagcctaggggtaatttggtaatgggggaaattatttgaggatattggtaTTAACaagaattgtgagacgttaattatgattaacggggtaagTGGTAAATGATGAAACTGCCCTTGGTGGGTTTTGGGAGTGttatggccctaggggcatttaggtcattttgacCATTAGATATGCTTAAGCCAAGGTAGGTTGTAGAAGGAGACCTCACACATCACAAAACAGAGtattatctttttctttctctcagtTTATACCCTATCTCTATCTCTTGAAGactttgattaaaaaaattggaTTTTTGGGAATCGAAGCAAGGAAACTGATTGGATGCAGCTAGGAGTCCATTTCAGGTGATTAAggtaatgattttaacctttgattccctgagtttctgagtttttctGGTGATGTTCTTGggctgttcttgagcttcaaaactCAAGTGGTGATTTTGAGTTTTAAtggtgttttgattgtgtttgaacttgggttttgatgaggttgaggtattgatgaagttttggggttaaattataagTTTGGATGATGTTTAGGTTGGCTTTGAAGTTTGGAACTCAGGGGAAAGAACCAGAAAATTCTAGTCTGTCAAACTGGTGCCCTAACGCTAGGCAGGGGAGAGCAtggatgctctctgacttggggcagcgctACCCCATGGGTGCCCCAGCGCTATGCCTATTTCAGCAAGacccatttttagggcttgggaggactttgggggctcgggggatggttccaccaccctgttGGGTGGATCGGAAATATCGAGGGCACGGGAGTGATTCCAGAGTttgtttttaaggattgaatcttatgagattattgtatttggttatgattaggttaccgctaagggcctaaggtcaggattgcactcaagggtcgttcttaaattattttacgctcgagtctgaggtaagaaaactgcacctagtatgtgacatgcatggttattaatgacgCATGTTGAGTGTTCTATATATATGGatattggttgcattgtaaatgcatgacaacttgcttacttgtgatttgcattgacttattagcaggaacgacattggtgttagtacttgtcatgaagctgtgacttatcagtcaagattagcagtagtactgagcactagtcgtatggtattagcttatgagtcaagagcattattagcgtgtttaacgcatgccgaagtgattagatctaatcaacatgagcattaaatgcttgaccgatctattggtcgaagaaaactaaaacgcttgtctagtctaaaggctagttacttagagtcagggccaaaaggttcaggtgactgaaatgtcacatggcttggggGTGCGAGAccccagagagtgacttattagtcatctattcagagagtgacttattagtcatctatccagagaggCTTATTATTCATCTATTGAAAGAGTGTCTCATTAGTCACCTaaccagagagtgactcattagtcacctatctagagagacttattagtcatgtaccAAGAAAGACTTGTTAGTCATAATCTGATTAGGGATGCAAGCCCAGAACGACTTATTatcttgtatacatgcagtaataagttttcttgttgagccttggcacacgggtgttatgtggtgcaagtaaagggaaagaaaagatcacctagccttgagtggagagcttaggtggcgatgtgtacatatgcagccgcttgaccaccatggccaaggtgtttcttagaggaactaggggttaaccctattttttccgcttaggttggcgggttgtaacttttatactataatgacaattttggattgtaaataactttgtaaacactctTATGGGCCCATATACAATTTaacgttttaaataaatatatcaattccttttgatcaagattttcACCATGacatgttaataacacctagaagcacgtttataACTTAATGACttatttagtgagttaagcactatttaaagtccacagtaacggtcttggagtaaccggGGCGTTACAGGTTcagccccaagagttggtaatgatctacgcccacttgcacttttattaatcaagaaggtctcagactcaagatcaagaagaataaggttcaactgagtttcctaagcctgagagagaatacaattcAACAGGGTTTCGTATGTAAAGTGTGCATAACAAAATAATGACTGTGAGAGATCCCTATTTATAGTCTCTTAATGGGCTATGGGCCCTACAAAATAATCTAAGCTCTACATGTGTAGTGTGAGATTGTTACAACtgattacaaattcaaataatactaaaaaaatacattcaaattttagttacataaatatcttgggatatttcgTAATATCTCACAAAATCTAGATCTTCGGGTTCAAATAAGTTGTCATTCGAGCAAGTGCATCTTCGAGCAACTTCATGAGATGTTACCAGCCATCTTCATTTCAAGCATAACACTTTGATCAATTTTCAACCTAGGACAATGTAGATTGCAACTCTTCGCACTAATGATGTCTACTTAAGCAGATATATTATCTTGACCAGCTCTTAAAATTTGATGTCGTTTACTGCCACGTGTCTTCTTCAAATGTCACGTCACCATGTCCAAATTTGGGTTAAACATGTTTGATTACTTTTTTATAAACAATAATAGTGTAATATTATCGGACAATGGTATTTTAATTTACTTATGCATGCGCCTGGTAGGGTTTGAGTCAACCATCATTTCTTAAATatgtattaataatttaaaattaccAAATACTCTACAATTTCATTATATTGAAACCCACTTCTTGATAGTCATTGAATTTCTGTTGGATCCAACAAGTTTGCACGACATGATCAATGCTTATAACATCAAAAGGCGAATATTTAATTACATCTGGATTTTGTTGTTTCGACAGTGCACTTTGCCTTATGTGCTGAGTTTTTGCAAATATTCACATTGATAGGTTATATGCCAAAGTTCTTATATTCCATTGACTATATGTCAAATATTGTCAAcgatttttttttcatctttttttttttacttttgtattGTTAATGTTtcctttttgttttgtttaagtattgTTTTGTACAAATTTTGTTGTATGGAGTGGATGAAAACTGACCAGCTTTAAAGGATTCAGATTACAATTGACAAAATAAGGATTTTTTTTTCATCTAATTAAACTATAGAGATATAATTTTACAATTAGTTTATTTAGCGTATGATTTTTTATTTGATGataatatttattgttgtgttttttttttttgttatgaaaTTATCATCCTTTGAAGTTCAACGATGATATCTATTTCTGAGAAAAAATTtctaactttttattttattttgtttatttattaaaattttagtTCAATCaatatttgttttagtttttattttattttgtgtagtaattaattttttttggaagatTCTTGTTTACGTTTTTCAAGATAACTAACAATTGGTTTTTAAAAAGAACTGctagttattttttaatttaatattttatatttttactagttattatgttatatttttactAATTATTTTCAATAACTTATTATCTATTAAATTTCATGTTGTCAcaaaatatttgttttcctttttaaTTTCTTCTTATTATCTTCTTTGGTTATTAACAAATAGATATttgactttattttatttttctattttgatttttattttgcTAATGTTGTGTTTGTATGCTGTTTTGTTTTGCGGGTGGTTTTACAGTGATGTCATGGAAAATGTGTAGCTTTAATGGTAGTATAGAACATAATGATAGATAGGTCTTCCTTTGAGTTTTGTTGAATTAATAGTTCTTCCTTTGAGTTTTGTTGAATCAACAGATTGTTTAGTAGTTGTGACTGAATTTTTCAAACGATCATTTTATTGCAACAACTTAGGTTCTTTGTTAGAGGATATTGCAAGTTTATTGTCTAATTTTATGAGAATAAATTGCACATAGATTGACAGTGCATGCTCTTAGGGTGAACGACGATAGACAATGCATACTCTTAAGGTAAACAACGAATTTGCATTACTAGACAactttttcatttaatatatttcattgcgacaaaaaaaaaaaataccatgtcttcttatatatttttaaaaaaaattcaaaattatgaaatcaatttgttaaaaaaaattaggtactTGAGTAACTTGGCCGTAATTAAATCcaataaaaatgaagaaaataaacTTATTACGGAAAACAAAACACAGCTTATCACTTCTTCATTTCTTGCATTTATCCGTTAGAAGTATTTTTGAGTTGAAATTAGCCATTTTCCCTTGAAAGTTTTTTTTGGATAATATTCTAAATTATATGATAGAATATTTTTGGATGTGCTTTGCTTAATTCTTGGATTAGGATAGAATGTGTGTTTAGTATGTTGCTTCATATGTATGTATAATCCAAAATATCTAGCTTGAAAGAGTGAGTTATCCTAAAAACCTTCATTAGCTTTACTTTCATCTCGGAACTCCACTTGACATTTCTCAATGACAGCTTTGATAGTGAGAATGGTGAAACTATTACATTACAACTGTCTGAGAGAAAACGAAATCATACACACTTAGATTCGAAGCCAGATCAGATCGACTACTCCAAAAGGTGTCAAAAACCAAAAAGCTTCATAAGATGTTTACACCACTTCTCTCTTAATTAACCTGCCATTAAAGGTATCAAAATTTAAGTCTTCAGTTCAAGTAACTTCACCATTGAGAATAAGTGCATTTGGCTAGTACTATTAAGTTTTTATTTGCtacacttgtataaatatatctatatatagcATATATTCTTATTACCCAAATTTCTATGTTTTAACTGTTTCTTCTTCTTTTACATTTGTCTCCATCTCCTATAAATCTACAACATCATAGGTTGTACGTTTAGTTTTTCTGGTTGAAGGTTTAAAGAAAAATCTCTTTATAATGTTTGTGGATctcataaatatttatattattttgtatataGATAAGTTCCGAGGCTAGAGGACCAGTTTTTGTCTAGGAAACATATGTccaaatttaaaatatgattttaaatttATTACTTGATATATAAAGTTGAAAAGTTTTGAGCAATTGAGAGACCTCCCCCTccacatttttttttcctttgtttttcatTCTTCAATTGTTACCTGTCCTATTTCTATCAacgtatatattttaatttaattattcacaggtttattactaatattttaatctaaattttaattataaaataattaaattatttattatggagacacttatctaatattttacttcaaataataaaaaaaaactttatgtTTTACAAATCTATCAAAATTAACATTCTCCCTTATTTTGGTCCAAAAAAATTTCATAAGTTATTTTtactataattatattataattagtaaattttataatgtttttttaatttttgaaactcaaagtaaaataataatataaaatattgaaTAAAGTTTTGTgagattttaaaaataaatatttttttttagttttgaataatagaaaatatataaattaattaaatttgtgatACTAAAATAATAGTAAAAGTGTgttattttaaaaacaaataataaaataaaagagattaACCATTGTCATCAAATTGTTTTATTACAATTGGTACTATTTCAATTAGTTTATAATATgtttaaaactaaaataattataaaaaaaatattaaataaagttGCATGAGaatataattacaaaatttcaacgcaaaaaaaaataataagcattAAATGATAATTCATATATCATGTCTCTCAGAAATTTGAAAGGAATTACCTATAATGATTGAGTTAAAGTTGTGATAATTCATATATCATGTCTCTCAGAAATTTCAAAGGAATTACCTATAGTGATTCGAGTAAAGTTGTGATACACTGCTGCTAGGGACTATTTACCCTCATAATGAATACCTGCCAAGACAAAAAACATCCTCAGATCGATGTGGTAGCAAGGAAAGAGACATACATTATTATAGATAGAGATTTGATTGGAGAAAGATACAAGCATTGAGAAATGAGTGACTGACACTCATTCATGCTGAGATTTTATGGAGTTGGCAAACAAAAACAGTAAAACTTCATGTTTTTATGTTCCAAATTCCAATCACCTTGAATGCAGAAGGCCGTATTAACTGAAAAATCAATGCATCCCCATCCACCAAGTCATGAGCAACTGAAAACCCTTTCCACCCACCACTCAGTCCTGTCTTACGGGCCAAATACACTGTTTTATATTCCTCGCCATCTTCATCTATTAATGTCATCATTTCATCGCGCTTGGAAAGGTTCTTTTTGCAAAAATGAACCGGAAGCCCCTGTTTGATATTCAAAAATTATATCATTAGTGAACTAAGTCTTTGTTTTCATGCACTAACTTAAACTGACAACCCACAAGTCAAGACATCATGTAACTCAAGTTATCAATATTTGAGCAAAAGTTAATGACTTGCACGCATTACCAACCAgtgattggagcattgttttaaTAAAGGTGGGATATTCAGGTTCTAGTGAACAAGTCTTTGTTTTCATGTACTAATTTAAACGAACACAACCCAAAAGTCAAGACATATTACTAAGTTATAAATGTTAAAGAAAAAGTTAATATCTTGTATGCATTACCAGCCAGAATCCACCAGTTACATGGGATTGGAGCATTGTCTTAACAAAAGCAGGATATTCAGGTTCCAACTCAGATAGTAGTTTGTCTGCTCTTTCTAAGGCATTTGTCCTAGCATCATCCGAAGCATATACCCGGTTTGACAAATCTCTGTGCTTAGAAGTCCTATTATACAAAACACGAAACAACAAAATAAGCTCAAAAGGTATCAAAGAAAACAACCATGCTTGTTAAAAACACAAATGAATCCATGTCAATATACCTTCTGGGTATGATCACACGTTCAATGACAACCTGGTAAAACAAAAGGGTATTTTCTATGAATAACTTATATCTTGTATGAGTGATCAGAAAAATTAGAAGGGTATTTTTCTATTTGAGTGATTAAAACTCACTTCTTTGTAGACAGGGACAGGCATGTTTGCCACTCGACTGGACCTCCTTACTACCACCACCTGTTTCTCCACTGTACGGGGTTTCTTCACGCTTTTCATCTACGCATTATTCAAAAtcaaaaaagaacaaaaaaaataaaataaagataaagGTAGCTCCTTTATTGGAATCTTACATTAGAAGAGGGTGAATGGAGTTTAGGGATTTATTTACCGGGGAGAGTTTCAAAGGGGATGAGTTTCGGAGAGATTGAGCAAGCTTGGTGAGATTGAGGGCTTCCATTCTTTGCTTGTTTTCCTCCAATCTCTTGCGGCGAGATTCCTCGTAAGATACCTTGGACTTAGCCATTACCATTCGTTcagtttttttcttttcttttcctttgaacCAAACAGAAACTCGATCCCTTCTCTTTCTTCCAATTTGGTGACGAGAGTGAAAGGTTAAAACTGAGAGTGCTCAAAAACCAAAATGGTGAAATTTGAATTGATGGACAGCCGACCGTTGGGTTCCCACTTAAATAGTCTAATAGCTTATGGGCACTCATTAGCATTACAGACCCTAGTCAACTTGCTGGACTAATCTCATTGGCTCTGCAGTACCAAAACTTATTTTCAAGtttaattttctttctttttttaaattAAGAATTATTAAGAGATATTCAGAAATGTTAAATGCATATTTTCCCCTTCTTAAAAAAATCATACTTTTCCAtttaaaccatataataatatatgttTAACGTATAAATTGCATAATATTTATATACAAAGATGGTACAAGATATAAATGATACTACTATACTTTGCCAGCTACTTGCCTACTTTACAATTTTGTAGTATtaccttcttctttttttcaaaaGGTAGTATTACGTTTAAATTCATatccattaaaaaaaaaaagttcatataATAATTATGTTACTAAGACCAACTTCAAGATACAGGTTTAACATAGGGATTTTTGGAGGGAAGGCCATAGTTTGGCAAGAGGGAAAGGAGTAGAAGGAGAGTAAAATTCCACAGTTAGAGGGGAAGGAAAGATGAAGGGATGATGAGCTCTCCTTCCAAATTCTCAATAATGAATCCCTTtaggaatgagagagagagaataagactttaaataatttaaatacatCTATTTATAATAGTTAGATTGGTAATTTTGATATTAAATTTTGTGTTGCACTTAAATCTCTATGTAAATTTTTTTGCAGTAAAAGTCATTGTCGTTACACATTTGGTACAAACGTTGGTCCCTCAACCATTAAGTGTGTCAAATAGTACACATGGCAGCACCCAATTGGCGGCAAAATTCGCTTTTGATAAATTTGTGATACAAATACCTATGTAGCTCATTTTGTTGCACTTTAATGCCCAAGTAAattttttgttaccaaaaattaaataaaatcatttattcacatcaaaaaattatataaatataattaacaaattattgaaatgttaattaaaacaaaaacaaagatgaattgtttattgtttttgttttaattaacatttcaataatttgataattagattttagtaattttttattgttatattttaattaacaACTTATTGAAATGTtagttaaaacaaaaataacaaaaaattcatcttaaaaaatataagaatttaatcaatttttaagatgaatttaaaaaatttcttAAGATCAATAATTTGTTAATTAGGTTTTAGTAATTTTTTAAGGCAAataacttatttaatttaatttttggcAACAAAAAATTTACTTAGGCCTTAAAGTGCAACAAAATGAACTACATAGGTATTTATGTTGCACATTTCTCAAAAGTGAATTATGCCGCTAATCAAGCGCTACCACGTGTACCACTTGACACACTTGATGGTTGAGAAACCAACTTCCGTACCAAATGTGCAACGACACAGATTTTTGCTACTAAAAAATTTACATAAgaatttaagtgcaacaaaatgaACTACATAAGAATTAATGAcgcaaaataataattttttttaataaatttgaatttctattttttattaagtCATTCATACAAAAATgtaaatttgattaaaaaaacTATTAGAAAGATTTAGAAAAAAATTTGGAGAGCTCTATATTTTGAATAGTGAATATAGAGAGCGGTCGTAGTGCTACTTAGAGATGCTCTAGAATATGTCATTTTCAAAAAGAAACTTTGAAACGAACTTACAAATACATATAttcttttaataaaattttaggaGTCCCCCACcacaatattttttaaataaatattacatttttcAAACTaagtattgttatttattttttattataatgagGCTTTTTAGAAAATTCACTCTCAAATTACATCATTATTATACTAAACTACTAGCTATATGTTGTCAGTGTTTTTTTCAGTTGACACGTGGCATAAATTAAGGGTTTGTTTAAGGTGTCACGGGAGCTTAAGTCCAATTTCTTGTCACCATCACCACTGCAGGAGAAGTGTATCCTCCAAGAGCATTACCTCTTGAGAACCTAGTCGGGGAATAACTCTCTAACAACCCTTCATGTTGTGACCAATTTCTCCAAGTGTACGAGAACCCTCCTCCAAGGGAGAAGAATAGCTCCCAGAATTCAGGCAGATAGGTGCTCTGGACCATAGACAGCTATCTGATACTcagtttgtaacgccctggatagccaagatcgttacactgtttgtttataaaggtgcaagacttgctaatcaagtcatttaattcaaaatgtgttactgaaactatggttgaactagggttaaaagattttggtctcaaaagctgcatatcttataaataaacattttctttttacatgggatcccataagtaataagttaaagactgtttacaaaagatttaagatttaaatacagctgctagccactctaaggcaaaacagacagataggcttttctcgtcctgttccactcctcggccgtggcggccgatcagctgaccatgtacattcagccccgcagctctccatctcagggtagATCCAACttgtctttgcctttacctgcatcacgtagcacccgtgagccaaggcccagc
The Humulus lupulus chromosome 6, drHumLupu1.1, whole genome shotgun sequence DNA segment above includes these coding regions:
- the LOC133783981 gene encoding B3 domain-containing protein At5g42700, giving the protein MVMAKSKVSYEESRRKRLEENKQRMEALNLTKLAQSLRNSSPLKLSPMKSVKKPRTVEKQVVVVRRSSRVANMPVPVYKEVVIERVIIPRRTSKHRDLSNRVYASDDARTNALERADKLLSELEPEYPAFVKTMLQSHVTGGFWLGLPVHFCKKNLSKRDEMMTLIDEDGEEYKTVYLARKTGLSGGWKGFSVAHDLVDGDALIFQLIRPSAFKVFIMRVNSP